A stretch of DNA from Spiroplasma endosymbiont of Nebria brevicollis:
TATCAATATTATCTTTATCAGTTTTATTATCAAATATTATGTTTAATCAATTATCAGGGTTTGTTTCTTGTTCAGGATATTTATTTTTAATTTCTGTTTGTAATTGTGCCTCTCCATTTAGATCACATATTTTATTTTGAACATTAACACTAGATTCTAGTTTTCCAGTAAAGTTATCTTTATTACCATCTGTAGTTGTAATTTGAAACTTAACAGGAACTGACTCTGTATTAAAATTGTGGGGTTTATCATCATTATCATTAAAAGTAATATTATAATCACTATCAGGAATAGTAGGAATTTGTAAAATTGATTTTAGTTTAGTTACAAACGCATCTTTAATTGCTGGTTGAATATATTGAACAATTTGCGGAATAGTAGCATTAGTACTACTTTTGTAGTCAGTATAAATTACTTGATTGGGGTTTAAGTCTAACTTTACATTTTTAAGTTCAACTGTCAGCAAATTCGTGATTGTAACTTTAATTACAAAATTAATATTATTATTTACGATACCAAAAGCTTTAGCTTCATCACTAGTATTTACTTTTAAATCATATGATGTACTTTGATTATAGTTGCTTGGTCATTCAAAGGTATTATTAGTAACTTGTTGATTGTTAACTGTAAAATCAACTGCTGGATTATTAATAATATTAGTAAAGAAACCATTAGGTAATGATTTAACAGTTTGTTGGGAAACTGTTTCAATGCCACCAACTTGTAATTTGTTATCAATTTGGTTTAAGATGGCGCTAAAACTAAGACTGTCTTTATCCTTAGCACTATGAATTTGTCAAAAAACTGGATTAGCATTATCTTTAAAAAAGTTTTGTGTAGGTGCTAAGTCAATTGGTTTATTATCTGGCTTATTATTTTCATAATATTGTTCTCATAAATTAGCATTGCTATGAGGATTAAAATTACTATCACTATAGCTAGCATGATTGGATACTAATAACGTAGTTGTTGTTATACCTGTTATACCAAACACTAATAAGTAAATACTAATTAATAATCAATTTTTTTTATGATTTTTTTGTAACTTATTTTTAATAAGCGTTGGGGTTTTATCAACATTAGTAATAATTGTTGGTCTATGATTAATTGTTTTTGGTTTCATTGGTATTTCTCCTTTCTATTCATACTTGTTTTTAATAAACAAAAATTGTTATTTTAAACGTTTACGTTTACGAAGCAATAAAATCACAAATGGTAAAATAATTAAAATACTAAAAAATATACAAGCAAGAATAATAGTCTTTCAATTATTAACCAAAGTTTTAGAAGATGGTTTGGTATTAATATGAAATGGATTTGGATCATCACTATTGGTTGTTAAATAATTAATATAGTTATGTTTAGCAATAGCACCTTGATAAGTAATAAATTGACTAACTAACGCACTAGCATTATCTTTTAAATCGTTAACTTCAAGATTATTAGTACTATTTAGATATTGTTGAAATCCTTGGAATGTCACATTACTATCAGCAAATAAATTAGTACAATTACTAAAAATTGGAGCTTGGTCTTGATTATAAATAGTAACATATTGACCTGATGCTTGTTGTTGAGCTTTGTCTTGCACATTTAAAGCAAGATAGTAAACTTGGATTCCTGATGATGAACTACTTGCTGTTAATGTATAATTATTAGCAATAGGGTTTGTTGTTGTACTATCAATAGTTAAAGTTTTAGCATCAACATTGGCATAAGTTCATTTTTCATAAGTAGGGATTTTAACAGTAGCATTTCCTTTAGCATAGTTCATAACAAGTAAGTTGTCATTACCAGCAACATTTTGAACTAAATATTGACAATCAACATTAGTAATATCATTTTTAGTGCCCATAGTAAAACTTAATTGAGATGTTTTATTACTAATAGTAATATCATGGTGCACTACTTCATTGGTAGCAGAACCACTAGCATCAACGCTAAAATTAGTAGCGTTAAACCCAGCACTAGGATTATGAGCAATAATAGCATAACTAAGATTGCCATTTTCAATTGGTTCAATGTTAGTAGTACCAGATTTAATAACTAATTTTTCTTCTGGTTTAGCTTTAGCTAAAATAACTAACTCATTTTCATTTTCACTTTTAATATTATTATCACCGATTGGAATAACTTTTAAACGTTCAGATAATGATTGATTAATAATATTTTTGCTAGCTTGCAAAGTATAAGGTACTGAAAAATAATTGGTAAAACTACTTTTGGGGTTAATCGTGGCAAACAAACCATTATTAATGCTGGTTGACAATTGATCACTATAGTTAAGATAGACACTACCAAAACTAGAAATTCCACTATCAAAATTTTTATTTGCAAAACTACGACCAATAATTGTCTTATCAAAATATTGTTTTCCATCAGTGGGCATAAAATGATTAGTCTTGTCGTCAATTTGTCCTTGGAATGCGTTAACTACTTCTTTACTAATAAAATCATCACTAATTGGTGCTTGTAACTGATTAGCGATTTGGTCTCATTGCTTGAATTCAACATTAATTAATTTATCTTTATTATTTTTTATTAATTGTGCATAATTATCATTAATCTTATTTCAGGTATTAGCTAATTTAACATCATTATTATTATTTTCTTTAACAGTAATATGAAATCCTGGTAAAGTATGATTACTAGTAGTAGCAAAAGTTAAGCCAGAAGTAAGTGCTAGTGTCGATAGTAATGCTGTAAATTTATAATTAAAATGTGATATTTTTATCACTTTTAATCACCTTCTTTCATTTTTAATTTGGTTTCTTGACTTTGAAAAATCACTTAAATATGGAAAAAATTTAGTTTTATTAAAATAAAAACTAAAGTTTAAATAACCAAATCATAAAATTTATAATTGAATAATAATTTTAATATTTATATAAATAGGGCAGTTTATATATTCATATATCCATTAAAATTATAAGGATTAATTACTAGTAATCCTTATAATTAATAATAAACTTTTTTTCTTAAAAAGCAATAAATAATATTAGGAGTTGATTTATTTTGTTTCCTTCATATGGTATTCATTCTTGGGCTAAATGTGCAAATCAGTTTACTAATAAAACATTACCATCAAAACAATTAGGACATTTTTTACTTAAAACTATTCCATATTCTTCTGCTAAATCTTTTAAATCTTGATGATAATATTGCTTACCATTATCAATATGAAGGATTAAATTTTAATTTGTTCATTAGTAAAGTACTTTAATGCTTGTTCTACAACTAGGTTTAACTAACGAAAAATAATCCATTGTTGTTGAAAACTATCATCCTAAAAATTCTTTTGTAAGAAAAACACAAACTGCATTTATATATAATAGACATTGTCATAAGATAACACCACTAAAACATGTACTATTATATCTAATATAATTTTTAATATTTGTTAAAGTTTATGCATAAACTAAATATATAATATAGTTTATATTTTTAAAAGGAGAAATAAAGCATGGCAAAAAACAATAAAAACATGACTACAGATGATTTAATTACCCGAATTGTAAAGGTAAGTTTTCTAAATGAAAAAGAAATAACAATACTATATTTTGAAAGAAGAGAAAAACATGCCATGGTTTAATATTTTTCAGGATAATAAACCTGACATTGAAAACGTTGATTTTGATATCATTTTTGATGAATTTAAAGAATTAATTTCAGAATGAAAAAGCAATACCAAGATTTTTTCGAATAATGTTGAAAATACAATAGAAAACAGTGCAACATCATCAGCTATTGTTGCTGCATTACAAGTAGTAAATGAAGAAAAAATAAATAACACTATTAAACATTTAAAAGATAGTTTAAAGTATCAATTATTTTGATTTTTTTGAGAAAAAAATCAAAATTAAAATTATTAATGATTTAAAAGAGAAAATAAAAAAAATAAATAGTCATATTATTAAAACAAACAAAGAAATTCAAGATATTAAAAATGATAACGAAGAATATTTAAAAAATGAAAGTATTAAAGATTTTCATTCGGAAAATAATACAACTTTTTTAAAATCTTTTATAATTAAAAATAAAGAAGAAGCAATACATATTAAAAATGCAAATTTAAAAAATGAGAAAATAAAAAATGATTTTTTAAGTCATATTAATCAAACTGAAAAAGAGGCTATTAAAGAAATTGAGGAAATTAATAAAAAAATTAAAAATTTAGAAATAGAAAATGAAAAAAGGAAAATTTTATTACTTTATAATAAAAAAACATGAAAATAAAAAATGACTTTTTCAAATCAACTAGACATGAAAAACAAATTTCAACTTTTTTTAAAGACCTCAATAAATTATTAGAAAGTAAAAAATTTATCGAAACTATTGATAAATGATGAGAAGTTACCTAAAACCAAAATGAAATTTTAAACTTCGGTACAATTTTTTAAAGATCAAGAAAAACTGAATTTTGAAGAAAAAACAAGAAAATTACAAGAAGAAAATCAAAATATTTTAGAAGAATGAGAAAATAAAATAAATGAAGTAATTGAAAACTATGAAAAAGAACTTGAAAATGAAGAAAAGGAAATCATGAAAAAATTAAAAGAGAATACTGAGGAAAAATTAAAAATTTTAAATCCATCAAATGAAATATCCCAACCCCTAAAAGATTCTAAAAAAGAATATGATGATGAAATAAAAAAATTAAAAAATGAAATAATAGAACTTAATAAAAGAATCATTAGTATTAATTATTTATTAGTTAATACTGAAGAGGAATTAAAAGAATATAAATCTAGTATTGAATATGCTGTAGAAGAAAACGAAGAAACGGCAGGGGCTGCTTTCCAGTTAACTGTGTAACTTAGTTTTACAAAATTACTGAGAAGATATACGGAAGAAAAATTTGCAACGCAAATATAAAATAACATGATAAAGTATTCATAGAACAAAATATCATGTTATTTATAAAAACAATATCAACGCAAGATTTATCGGTATGAAAAGTATGATATTTAGAATTCCAATTCCTAAAAAATACTATTGTAATAATTGCAAACGACATTGAAAAACTCAATTTAAAGTAAAATCCCGTTCTTTTTGGTAATAATTTAATAATCAAAAAAGTAATAAATTGTTGCTTACAATTTGATTAATAAGCAACAATTTTCAACATGTATTTTTAGTTAGCAAACTATTCAAAATATTTTACTATTTTTGGTAAATGCTGATGTTTGTCAGGATGTACAGCAATTTTAGTAATACTATGGATACTAAATCCAACTAGTAAATATAGCATAACAAGCGAACTGATAACTAACTCAGCAAATGCTTCTGTTTTAAAAATTATTAATACATCAGAACTTATACTGTAATTAGCAGCAAATCATGATGCAAAAACAATTCGTGCTACCGCGCCAATGGCTAATGGAAATGAATAAGCAGCAAAACCAGTATTAAATTTAGTGACGAAAACTTTAATCATACTAATATAAGCAATAAAGGTAAACGTAATAGCAATTCCTGCTAATAAAAACATAAACACATGATTCTCATTACTTGTCCCACTAAAGTCAAAAAAGTAAGTAACTAACAATAGACTTGCAGGAGCGGCAATAATCCCGATTGCCGGTAGTTCCGTAGTATGTATTGCTGTCACAAATAAGTAACGATATAAAATTAAACAAGTTAAGATAATAAATCCAACAAAACTAAAGTATCATAACGCTTGTAATAAAGTAACATAGTTAGCACCACCAAGTTGCCCTGGTAAAATAGCACAAGCAACAGGAATTCCTACTAATGGTACATACCATGCTCCATCAACATCTTTAATGTCAAACCACATTGCTCTTGTCACTAACCATCATACTAAATAAACTAGTTGACAAATTAAACCAATATATCATAGCGTAATTCCAAAGTAGAATAAACCACCATAAATAGACCCTTTACCAATCGCAAACTCACCAATGGCCATAGTAGTCATGAATAGGACTGGTAAGTGTGAACTTGCACTACCACTCTTCATTTCTTTTCAGAATCATTGGGGATTACTTAGTACTTTTAATAAACATAAGAATAAGAAAAAACTAGCTAGGGTAATGGTCACGTATTGAACTCAATCGCCATTGAAACTAATACCAGGGAGATTTCCTCCAACTGTTGCTTTGTTATATTGGGTGAAGGCAATGCCTAAAGTTGTTAATCCTAACGCCACAGCAGTAAGCGCTAAAGGAATATGTAATAATTTTTTTTGAATTTTTATTAATGTATTTTTCATTTATCTCACCTTTCCTTATGAATTATATCTTATTAGTAGAAGGAATTTTAAAAAAATTTAAAAATAAAAATCATAAATTAAAATGCGCTATAATGTATATGAATACATTATATAAGAGTATATAAAATCATAATTTCTCAAGAAATGAGTGACTAGTGATGAATAAAAAATATTTTAATGATGCAGAGTGATTAAGAAGAAAAAATCTTCGTAAATTTAGTTTCCGTTTGCTTGGTTTACTTATCATAACACTATTTTTAATTTTTGATTTAATTTTAACTATTGATTATCCCAGTACTTTTGAAAATTCAGAAGTAAAGAAAGCAACTGAACGATTATCGATATACTATGCGTATTTTACAACGGGCGAATAAAATATACGTATAGATATATTTTCAATGAGAGAAATATATCTTTAATTGTTGATATAATTATATCATATATTATCATTCTTGTAAACAATAATATCACTTTAATTTTACTATTTTAATCTAAAAATTCCTAACTATTTAGGTAAAGATTTATTTAATTTTATATTAACTAAAAACTAATATTTTGTTTATTAAAATATGCTACTCTTGCATTTAACATATTAATAAATGTTTTAGAATTATATGATTTTGCACCATTTCCTTTTAATGACTTTACTAAATGAAAAACAGTACTTTCAGCATAACAACCAATATTTCAATCTGCTCCTTGATTAATAATACCTTGAGTATTATTTTTAAAATAATTAAATGTTTTTTCATCAACATTATTTTCTAAAATATTAATAAATTGATTATAATTACCGTTTTTAAAAGAAGCAGATGAATCTATATACTTAGTTCAATCAGTAGATTCTTTTTTCTTTCCCCTTTTACCAACAAATGATTTTCAAAGATAACTAAAAGCATGAAATTTATCTAATATATAATAACCACCTAATAATTTAGCCATTGCTCTTATTGATAATGCACCATCACCTGCAATTATTAAATTAAGATTTTGAGATTCTAAATCTTTTAAACTATTTATTTTAATATCATAATTATTATTAATAGTTTCAAAAACAAAATTATATACTTTATCTTGTGTTATATTATTACTATTACCAGTTTTATATAATAAAAAAGCAGTAGTTTTATTTAATAATTGATTTCTATTTTTACCAATATTAATTTTATGAGTATAAAAATTAAAAATTCTAATACAATGTTTTTCTATTATTCCATAATCATTTCTTAAAAATTCATAACAATCATCAATATCAATATGAAGTTTTTGATTATCTAATACTTTAATTTTTTCTTTTAAAGGTTGAATAGTAAATTTACTATTTTTTATTATATTACTAATAGTTTGATTTGAAATAGGACAATCGGGTAACATATCTTTAATATCACATTGTCTTTTACCTTTATGTATTTGTTTTAATATAAAATTTAATAAACGATTAGTACAATTTTTATATTTTAGAATTTTAATAAAATTTTTTACTGGACATATATTTTCATTAGTTTCTAAATTTTTATATATTCTTAATGGAAGATAAGATTTTCCAAAAGGATTAATAATTAATTTTACTCTTCTTTGTATTAATTTATATTTATTTTTATCATAAGTTTTAAAATAATTATAATCATAATTTAATAAATCTTGTTCATATTCTTTTATTTTTAAATTTGTATATTTAATATCTAAACTATCATAATCATATTCATTATTAATTAAAGTCATAATATTAATTCCTTTCTTTAAACTACAAATAATTATATATAAGAATAATAGTAAATGTTATAATATACATAAGGATAAAAGGTGAATAATATGCCAAAACAAAGAAAAGAATTAGGAGATTATGAGGTTAAAATTAGTAATTATTTACGAACAAAAAATAAAACATTAACACCACAAGGATTAAATAATGCTCTTGGAATTGATAGAAAATTTATATATGATTGCCGACGTAGAAATAGTCCATGACAAGTAAAATTTTTAAAAAGTTATGATAAAGCACGTAGTATTATTTCAACTCATATGTTAGAAAAAGCATTAGTAACTCCACAATTAATTTATGAACATTGAAGAAAATCACATCCAAATGAATTTGATATAAATGAAGAAGATAATAACACTCAAAATGATATAATTATTAATATTACTGAACCAAGAAAAATAGAAAATAATGACTAGAAAATCTATAATAAATATAGATTTTTTCTTTATTTTAAAGGGGAAAAATGATATAATTAATATTAAGGAAACAGTAGCCATTCTGCGAGTTTAGGAGTTAAATATGGAAAACTTTAACTGAGATAAAAATAAAAATTATACTAATGAAGAATTAGAAAATTTATTAGAACAACACCGAAATTTTGTTTATAAAAATACTAAGACTGAATTAGAACCAAAACTACAAGAACAACAAACTAAATTAAAAGAATATGAAACTAAAATTAATAGTTATGAAGAGCAACAATTATTTTCTAATATTAAAGATACTAAAAAAGTAAATTTAATTAAAAATTTAATGAGTACTGATAATTATAAATCTTTATCTAAACAAGAAGCATTTAATAAAATAAATGAAGATTATAAAGAATTTCTTATTGATAAAATATCAGAATCTTTTAAACAAGAAAATAAACCTAATACAAATGATTTTAATCCTAAAACTCTTTTAGATTTACATACAAATAGTATTAATCCAGAAGAATTAGAAAGAAAATTAAATGAAAAAGCAAAAACTACAGGTATTACTGACCCTAACGAATTAGAAAAACTTGTAAATTTAGCAAGAGGAAATGCACTTAAATCTATTAAATAGAAAGAGGATAAAATGGCAATTCCACAAATACCTAAAGCATTTATTATTGGTGGTAATACACCTACTGAAAATGCTGTTTTAAGTGTACTTGAAGCACAAGTTCGTGGTGAATTAACTGCTGAAATAAGTACTTTATTTATGAGAAATACTGTTACTGCTGACCAAATAGCAAATATTAGTGGTGTCGCAATGGCAATATATAGAGCAACAGTTCGTGTATTATGAGGTTCAACATGAGATGAATTTACTGGTACTAAAAGACAAAAAGGAACAGTTAAAACAACAACATTAATTATTGATAAAGAATTAACAATTGATTTTAATATTCCAGAATTTGATATTGAAAGATTTATGACTTCACCAGCAAATGTAGCAACTCAAATTGTTTCAAATTGAACAAGTTCATTTATGAGAAATTTAAGAGAAAATTTTGAATTAATATTTTTACAAGGTACCAAAGATTATGCAATTGCTAAATCATTAGTATTACCTTTAAATTTAAATAATATGACTAAAGAACAAGCATTAAATGCTTATTATATAATTGGAGAAAGAAATAATAAATTAATTAAAAAAGTAGATGATATTACGGTTGGTATTAATAAAGCAGATTTAACTGGTGCTTGTGGTATTGATAGTAGTTTTAATTTGGCAAAAGCATTTACATTATTAAATTATGGTCAAATTGCTG
This window harbors:
- a CDS encoding Mbov_0401 family ICE element transposase-like protein; amino-acid sequence: MTLINNEYDYDSLDIKYTNLKIKEYEQDLLNYDYNYFKTYDKNKYKLIQRRVKLIINPFGKSYLPLRIYKNLETNENICPVKNFIKILKYKNCTNRLLNFILKQIHKGKRQCDIKDMLPDCPISNQTISNIIKNSKFTIQPLKEKIKVLDNQKLHIDIDDCYEFLRNDYGIIEKHCIRIFNFYTHKINIGKNRNQLLNKTTAFLLYKTGNSNNITQDKVYNFVFETINNNYDIKINSLKDLESQNLNLIIAGDGALSIRAMAKLLGGYYILDKFHAFSYLWKSFVGKRGKKKESTDWTKYIDSSASFKNGNYNQFINILENNVDEKTFNYFKNNTQGIINQGADWNIGCYAESTVFHLVKSLKGNGAKSYNSKTFINMLNARVAYFNKQNISF